The Phycisphaeraceae bacterium genome includes a window with the following:
- a CDS encoding aminotransferase class I/II-fold pyridoxal phosphate-dependent enzyme, which produces MPYERPNITELSAYVSGEQPTDGKTIKLNTNENPYPPSPKVLEAIAGVSGELLRKYPPPTAASFRRAAAEVHGVKPENVIATNAGDELLRLALTVFTDPQSDGRGIAVAEPTYSLYRVLAGIHGTPVYAEMLTDAFGLPEGWEGRLAQRPVGIAFVVNPHAPSGRLESIDRLAEVAGALQGRGILLVDEAYVDFAGRSALPLLDAKRGLDNVLILRTLSKGYGLAGLRFGYGLGHAGLIAAMDKARDSFNTDIVAQAAAEAAIRDQAYARSTWDRVIEQRGVMTQALQDRGFVVGRSESNFVLAQVPVGSVPAGEFYGRLKAAGILVRYFDQERLRDKLRITVGTPEQNRALLSAIDLILKPAKV; this is translated from the coding sequence ATGCCGTACGAGCGTCCGAACATCACCGAGCTTTCTGCCTACGTCTCCGGGGAGCAGCCGACTGACGGCAAGACGATCAAGCTCAATACCAATGAGAACCCCTACCCGCCGTCGCCGAAGGTGCTCGAAGCGATTGCCGGGGTCAGCGGGGAGCTGCTCCGCAAGTACCCCCCGCCGACGGCCGCGAGCTTTCGCCGCGCCGCAGCGGAGGTCCACGGCGTCAAGCCAGAGAATGTTATTGCGACCAACGCCGGGGACGAGTTGCTGCGGCTCGCGTTGACGGTCTTCACCGATCCGCAGTCCGACGGCCGTGGAATCGCGGTCGCTGAGCCGACATACTCGCTATACCGCGTGCTGGCCGGGATCCACGGGACGCCGGTCTACGCCGAGATGCTGACGGACGCGTTCGGACTGCCGGAGGGCTGGGAGGGTCGGCTGGCGCAGCGGCCGGTGGGGATCGCGTTTGTGGTCAACCCGCACGCGCCATCGGGGCGGCTGGAGTCGATCGATCGGCTCGCTGAGGTTGCTGGAGCGCTGCAGGGACGCGGGATTTTGCTGGTTGATGAGGCGTATGTGGACTTCGCGGGGCGGAGTGCGTTGCCGCTGCTGGATGCGAAGCGTGGGCTGGATAACGTCCTGATTCTCAGGACGTTATCGAAGGGCTACGGTCTGGCGGGGCTGCGGTTCGGCTATGGACTTGGGCACGCGGGGCTGATCGCAGCGATGGACAAGGCGCGGGATTCGTTCAATACCGATATCGTCGCGCAGGCGGCGGCGGAGGCGGCGATCCGCGACCAGGCCTACGCCCGATCGACGTGGGATCGGGTGATCGAGCAGCGAGGTGTGATGACGCAAGCCCTGCAGGATCGTGGATTTGTGGTGGGTCGTAGCGAGAGCAACTTTGTGCTGGCGCAGGTGCCTGTGGGGTCGGTTCCAGCGGGGGAGTTTTACGGAAGGCTCAAGGCGGCGGGGATTCTGGTGCGATACTTCGATCAGGAGCG
- a CDS encoding DegT/DnrJ/EryC1/StrS family aminotransferase gives MTDLPLSLPDITDAEIDAVVEVLRSGRLSIGPKQELFEDVMAGRIGRRHGIAVSSGTCGLHLILLALGVGPGDEVVTTPFSFVASSNAIVMCGATPVFVDIDPKSLNMTAEAAERAITEKTKAILAVEVFGNPTHMDQLERLANNHEIALVEDSCEGLGGVCAGRKIGSFGRASVFGFYPNKQITTGEGGMILTDDDRLASLCRSMRNQGRPDPKAQRREPVGGGQSTGSWLSHERLGYNYRLSEIAAALGLTQLDRLDGILERRRDVAYEYINMLKDLDDIILPNMPPGEEDTMSWFVFVVRLAAEYGRQERDRIIGGLRRHDVGASNYFPCIHLQPYYREHFGYKQGDFPVAESISDRTIALPFFNRMDATQIELVCHTLKVMIQREQLLRR, from the coding sequence ATGACCGACCTGCCGCTGAGTCTGCCGGATATTACCGACGCCGAGATCGATGCCGTGGTGGAGGTGCTCAGGTCGGGGCGGCTGAGCATCGGGCCGAAGCAGGAGCTGTTCGAGGACGTCATGGCCGGGCGGATTGGCAGGCGGCACGGCATCGCGGTGTCGTCTGGCACGTGCGGGCTGCACTTGATTCTCCTGGCCTTGGGCGTCGGCCCGGGCGATGAGGTGGTGACGACGCCGTTTAGTTTCGTCGCGTCTTCCAACGCCATTGTGATGTGCGGCGCTACGCCGGTGTTTGTTGATATCGATCCCAAGAGCCTGAACATGACAGCGGAGGCGGCGGAGCGGGCCATCACCGAGAAAACCAAGGCGATCCTCGCCGTCGAGGTCTTCGGCAACCCGACCCACATGGATCAGCTCGAACGTCTGGCCAACAACCACGAGATCGCGCTGGTCGAGGATTCCTGTGAGGGTCTTGGCGGGGTGTGCGCCGGCCGGAAGATCGGGAGCTTCGGGCGGGCGAGTGTCTTCGGCTTCTATCCGAACAAGCAGATCACCACCGGCGAGGGCGGGATGATCCTCACCGACGACGACCGGCTGGCGTCGCTCTGCCGATCGATGCGCAACCAGGGTCGTCCCGACCCCAAGGCCCAGCGGCGCGAGCCGGTGGGTGGCGGGCAGTCGACCGGGTCCTGGCTGAGCCACGAACGGCTCGGCTACAACTACCGGCTCTCCGAGATCGCGGCGGCGCTGGGGCTCACGCAACTCGACCGCCTCGACGGCATCCTGGAGCGCCGGCGTGATGTGGCCTACGAGTACATCAACATGCTCAAGGACCTCGACGACATCATCCTCCCCAACATGCCGCCCGGCGAGGAAGACACGATGTCGTGGTTTGTGTTCGTGGTCCGGCTCGCGGCTGAGTACGGCCGGCAGGAGCGAGACCGGATCATCGGCGGGCTCCGGCGGCACGATGTGGGCGCGTCAAACTATTTCCCGTGTATCCATCTCCAGCCCTATTACCGGGAACACTTCGGCTACAAGCAGGGCGACTTCCCCGTCGCCGAGTCGATCAGCGACCGGACGATCGCCCTGCCGTTCTTCAACCGGATGGATGCAACACAAATCGAGTTGGTGTGCCACACGCTCAAGGTGATGATTCAGCGCGAGCAGTTGCTCCGGCGATGA
- the rsmG gene encoding 16S rRNA (guanine(527)-N(7))-methyltransferase RsmG, whose protein sequence is MTNPLPVPDNARADAEKLGFEIEDSTWLQLGLFLALLLERNQTMNLTAIREPEAAWSRHILDSLTVLPALEELSDHARIIDLGTGGGLPGLPLAIARPDLRFTLVDSTQKKIAFVQEAADQLGLPNVTAVAERSERLAKHSNHRQQYDIALSRALGPLPTVLELALPFVRQDGWAIAMKGPRVEEELARSADALAVLGGGEVQVIDAYPEGFDNDLVLVLIHKERNTPKTYPRDPGIPKNQPL, encoded by the coding sequence ATGACCAACCCTCTCCCCGTCCCTGACAACGCCCGAGCCGACGCCGAGAAACTAGGCTTCGAGATCGAAGACTCGACCTGGCTGCAGCTCGGCCTGTTCCTGGCTCTGCTGCTCGAACGCAACCAGACGATGAACCTCACCGCGATCCGCGAGCCCGAGGCGGCGTGGTCGCGCCATATTCTCGACTCCCTGACCGTGCTCCCCGCCCTCGAAGAACTTTCCGACCACGCCCGCATCATCGACCTCGGCACAGGCGGGGGCCTCCCCGGTCTCCCGCTGGCCATCGCACGACCCGACCTCCGCTTCACGCTGGTTGATTCCACGCAGAAGAAAATCGCTTTCGTCCAGGAAGCCGCGGATCAACTCGGCCTCCCCAACGTCACAGCTGTCGCCGAGCGGTCCGAGCGTCTGGCCAAGCATTCCAACCATCGTCAGCAATACGACATCGCCCTGTCCCGCGCCCTCGGCCCGCTGCCCACGGTGCTCGAACTCGCTCTCCCGTTTGTCCGCCAGGACGGGTGGGCGATCGCCATGAAGGGTCCCCGAGTCGAAGAAGAACTCGCCCGCTCCGCCGACGCCCTCGCCGTCCTCGGCGGCGGCGAAGTCCAGGTCATCGACGCCTACCCGGAAGGCTTCGACAACGACCTAGTGCTCGTCCTGATTCATAAAGAACGCAACACCCCCAAGACCTATCCGCGCGACCCGGGGATCCCTAAGAATCAACCGCTGTAA
- a CDS encoding FtsW/RodA/SpoVE family cell cycle protein: MKLPEPIEHLFDQLTRVATKSAAWILLIGAVLLTTVGIFSIGIVEPGLASRQGSVWVPIAIFGLLVAFLPRPRWIGTSAYPLMAFALALLILLVLPFTPRWLVPVINGAKAWINLGVMNFQPAELTKVAFVLAMAWYLRHRKSHRTLLGLLKPFLLMLVPVALILKQPDLGTAILFAPTLFIMLLAAGARLKHLVGLIGVAAVVIGVNILIALYAPDSMQLLKPHQRERIVSMISLAQGDTRYATTTGYQQDTAMTLVSAGGLTGYDPQRVRDMIQLNKLPFDHNDMIFAVVCARWGWLGGFGLMALYMMIVTAMVLIAAELKDPFARLATVGFAGILFTQASINIGMTVGLLPITGITLPFVSYGGSSLLFSAVMIGLVLNFASRRPAPLARPSFEFDNAEAIFQ; encoded by the coding sequence ATGAAGCTCCCCGAGCCGATTGAGCATCTTTTCGATCAACTCACTCGCGTCGCCACGAAGAGCGCCGCCTGGATCCTCCTGATCGGTGCGGTCTTGCTCACGACGGTCGGCATCTTCTCGATTGGCATCGTCGAACCCGGCCTCGCCTCAAGGCAGGGCTCGGTCTGGGTGCCCATCGCCATCTTCGGGCTCTTGGTCGCCTTCCTGCCTAGGCCGCGGTGGATCGGCACTTCGGCGTACCCGCTGATGGCCTTCGCCCTCGCACTGCTGATCCTGCTGGTCCTCCCGTTCACGCCACGCTGGCTCGTGCCCGTCATCAACGGGGCCAAGGCCTGGATCAACCTCGGCGTGATGAACTTCCAGCCCGCTGAACTGACAAAGGTCGCCTTCGTCCTCGCCATGGCGTGGTACCTGCGTCACCGCAAATCACACCGCACCCTGCTCGGCTTGCTCAAACCCTTCCTGCTGATGCTCGTGCCGGTCGCGCTCATACTCAAACAGCCCGACCTCGGGACGGCCATCCTGTTCGCGCCGACCCTCTTCATCATGCTCCTCGCCGCGGGCGCTCGTCTCAAACACCTCGTCGGGCTCATCGGCGTCGCCGCGGTCGTCATTGGCGTCAACATCCTCATCGCACTCTACGCGCCTGACTCGATGCAACTCCTCAAGCCCCACCAGCGCGAACGCATCGTCTCGATGATCTCTCTCGCTCAGGGTGATACCCGCTACGCCACCACCACCGGCTACCAGCAGGACACCGCCATGACCCTTGTTTCCGCAGGCGGATTGACCGGCTACGACCCCCAGCGCGTCCGCGACATGATCCAGCTCAACAAACTCCCCTTCGACCACAACGACATGATCTTCGCCGTCGTCTGTGCCCGCTGGGGCTGGCTCGGCGGGTTCGGCCTCATGGCCCTCTACATGATGATCGTCACCGCGATGGTCTTGATCGCCGCGGAACTCAAAGACCCCTTTGCTCGCCTCGCCACCGTCGGTTTTGCCGGCATCCTCTTCACGCAGGCCTCGATCAACATCGGCATGACCGTCGGCCTCCTGCCCATCACCGGCATCACGCTGCCCTTCGTCTCCTACGGCGGGTCGTCGCTGCTCTTCTCCGCCGTCATGATTGGCCTGGTTCTCAACTTCGCCTCCCGCCGCCCGGCCCCGCTCGCCCGGCCGAGTTTCGAGTTCGACAACGCCGAAGCGATCTTTCAGTGA
- a CDS encoding penicillin-binding transpeptidase domain-containing protein: MAQAARLSLGDIHESRLQRAEEAMRTPALVETRRGRIIDRYGRVLAHDEPGWDVTINYTVITGQWAYDRARIDARSDRGWWAEAAPEEREARIERNAEGYLQQIETLWQTLADLGQWSPGDTSRADIEEAKNDIRRRVQALAAHVWDLRQQRRTESDGHAVSLADVATAIAEQRQHYSIVRDVSERTRVQVESFIAEAPSDPSLAVWKQVRMERPRQRRYPLETMTVEVDRQGLPGPLRSDTPVLVDVEGVALHIIGQLRRTYEEDEDRRPFRVLLPSGETGTDLRGYLPGDRTGAFGVERTQESRLRGSRGRIVTFLDTGEEERLAPVAGEDVRITLDIDLQARIQALMHPDIGLMTLQPWHRKSAEGQTGKPLAGAVVVLDVETSEILAAVTAPGMSIRERREHPERVFRDAEYLPYLNRPVSRAYASGSIIKPLILAAAMAEGVIGPEDTITCNGHLHADHPDRFRCWIFKRFLMRHGPLDGAAAIEQSCNIYFYTLGRDLGMNRMVTWLQRFGLGTATLCGLPDEHSGDLPDGTLLGRLGETDATLMGIGQGPVTWTPLQAAAAYATLARGGIAYRPSVYLEPYPEDRGARDLELPRAAVNEAMAGLRQVVEAPQGTGRFVQAEGERAKINNVEGVTIWGKSGTADPGSVRWVDRNFNNERDEGELERMAEDEDHAWFVGLAGPEGGPPVVVIAVVVEYAGSGSQAAGPIFNEVVRALRLEGYL, encoded by the coding sequence ATGGCCCAGGCCGCTCGCCTGTCTCTGGGCGATATCCACGAGTCACGGCTCCAGCGTGCCGAAGAGGCCATGCGCACGCCCGCTCTGGTCGAGACCCGGCGCGGGCGGATCATCGACCGCTACGGCCGCGTTCTGGCTCACGATGAGCCAGGCTGGGACGTGACCATCAACTACACCGTGATCACCGGCCAGTGGGCCTACGACCGGGCACGGATCGACGCCCGCTCCGATCGCGGGTGGTGGGCCGAGGCCGCCCCCGAAGAGCGCGAAGCCCGCATCGAGCGGAACGCCGAGGGCTACCTCCAGCAGATCGAGACCCTCTGGCAGACCCTCGCCGACCTCGGCCAGTGGTCGCCCGGCGACACGTCCCGAGCCGACATCGAGGAGGCCAAGAACGACATCCGCCGACGCGTCCAGGCCCTCGCCGCCCACGTCTGGGACCTCCGCCAGCAACGCCGAACTGAGTCCGATGGCCACGCCGTCTCTCTGGCTGATGTCGCCACCGCGATCGCCGAGCAGCGCCAGCACTACTCCATCGTCCGTGATGTTTCCGAGCGCACACGCGTCCAAGTCGAGTCCTTCATCGCCGAAGCCCCCAGCGACCCCAGCCTCGCCGTCTGGAAGCAGGTCCGCATGGAGCGCCCGCGTCAGCGGCGCTACCCCCTCGAAACCATGACCGTCGAGGTCGATCGCCAGGGACTGCCCGGACCTCTCCGCTCGGACACCCCGGTCCTTGTCGATGTCGAAGGCGTCGCCCTGCACATCATCGGGCAACTCCGCCGAACCTACGAGGAGGATGAAGACCGCCGACCCTTCCGCGTGCTCCTGCCCTCGGGCGAGACCGGCACCGACCTCCGCGGCTACCTCCCCGGTGACAGGACCGGGGCGTTTGGTGTCGAGAGGACTCAGGAGAGCCGGCTCCGTGGGTCTCGCGGGCGCATCGTCACGTTCCTCGACACCGGCGAAGAAGAACGACTCGCCCCCGTCGCAGGTGAAGACGTTCGCATCACCCTCGACATCGACCTGCAGGCCCGCATCCAGGCTTTGATGCACCCGGACATCGGGTTGATGACCCTCCAGCCCTGGCACCGGAAATCCGCTGAAGGGCAGACCGGCAAACCTCTCGCGGGCGCGGTCGTGGTGCTCGATGTCGAGACCTCCGAGATCCTCGCCGCCGTCACCGCGCCGGGGATGTCGATCCGAGAACGCCGCGAGCACCCCGAACGGGTCTTCCGCGATGCCGAGTACCTGCCGTATCTCAACCGCCCGGTCAGTCGTGCCTACGCCTCGGGCTCCATCATCAAGCCTCTGATCCTGGCCGCGGCAATGGCCGAAGGCGTCATCGGGCCGGAAGACACCATCACCTGCAACGGCCACCTTCACGCGGATCACCCCGATCGCTTCCGCTGCTGGATCTTCAAGCGATTCCTGATGCGCCACGGCCCCCTCGACGGCGCGGCGGCCATCGAACAGTCTTGCAACATCTACTTCTATACCCTTGGTCGTGACCTTGGCATGAATCGGATGGTCACCTGGCTCCAGCGATTTGGTCTCGGCACCGCGACCCTTTGCGGGCTTCCCGATGAACATTCTGGCGACCTACCGGATGGCACGCTTCTTGGCCGCTTAGGCGAGACCGATGCCACCCTCATGGGTATCGGGCAGGGGCCTGTCACATGGACCCCCCTCCAGGCCGCCGCTGCCTACGCCACGCTGGCCCGGGGTGGGATCGCCTACCGCCCTTCGGTCTATCTCGAGCCCTACCCCGAAGACCGCGGAGCCAGAGACCTCGAACTCCCGCGCGCAGCCGTTAACGAAGCCATGGCCGGACTCCGACAGGTCGTCGAGGCCCCGCAGGGAACGGGTCGTTTCGTCCAGGCCGAGGGCGAACGAGCCAAGATTAACAACGTCGAAGGCGTCACCATCTGGGGCAAATCGGGTACCGCCGACCCCGGCTCGGTCCGCTGGGTCGATCGCAACTTCAACAATGAGCGCGATGAAGGCGAACTCGAACGCATGGCCGAGGACGAGGACCATGCCTGGTTCGTTGGCCTCGCCGGACCCGAAGGCGGGCCACCGGTCGTCGTCATTGCCGTTGTCGTCGAGTACGCCGGCTCCGGCTCGCAGGCCGCCGGCCCGATCTTCAACGAAGTCGTCCGCGCTCTCCGCCTGGAGGGCTATCTTTGA
- a CDS encoding F0F1 ATP synthase subunit epsilon: MIHPFRCTIITPEKQVFDEEVAYASIPLHDGKLGVMAKRAPLMAQLGLSTLRVDFASSGSSKTFFVNGGFAQVQDNHLTVLTPEAIPTEELSAEIVAEAQAEADDAPQTSPSEKQRQQKLQTRAKALASAAH; the protein is encoded by the coding sequence ATGATCCATCCCTTCCGCTGCACCATCATCACGCCCGAGAAGCAGGTCTTTGACGAGGAGGTCGCTTATGCCTCGATCCCGCTCCACGATGGTAAGCTCGGCGTCATGGCCAAACGGGCTCCCCTCATGGCCCAACTCGGCCTCTCGACCCTCCGCGTCGATTTTGCCAGCTCGGGCAGCTCGAAGACCTTTTTCGTCAATGGCGGGTTTGCTCAGGTCCAGGACAACCACCTCACCGTCCTGACCCCCGAGGCCATCCCGACCGAGGAACTCTCCGCCGAGATCGTCGCCGAGGCTCAGGCAGAGGCCGATGACGCCCCTCAGACCAGCCCGTCCGAGAAGCAGCGGCAGCAGAAGCTCCAGACCCGCGCCAAGGCCCTCGCCTCGGCAGCCCACTGA
- the uvrA gene encoding excinuclease ABC subunit UvrA produces MPTDNASSPVIAIRGAREHNLKHIDIDIPRDQLVVITGLSGSGKSTLAFDTIYAEGQRKYMESLSAYARQFLDQLQKPDVESIEGLPPTIAIEQRSASHNPRSTVATTTEIYDYLRLLLARAGEARCWHRDSPDDPACGHPIAMQSATQIVDHALNLADGTRLMALAPVIRGKKGQHKEVFASLLRQGFVRARVDGEVMDLREITESKDGTPFTTKTSRYQAHSIDAVVDRIVIRKSDEEAEATTRTRLADSIELSLGLAEGLVILSIETPDLTGGAEGLGGVGGAGGWEDALFSEKHACPIHPECSLEALEPRLFSFNSPYGACPTCNGLGNILEFDPDLIVPDQSLSLANGAIQPWRKNGVRMNIYYSRTTRRFCKDFDVDIDTPFNKLPKAIRAILMNGTTPKDEEKYNTHFEGVVPNLQRRWETTDSEFVKSRLHSYQSEKPCQTCRGGRLRTEAMHVFLHALPEAGQVGSFGTDENTFVNPGDPPAEPRRLINIQDVVAMTIDEASGFFEHLILNNEQTAIAEPILKEIRSRLGFMMSVGLNYLSLSRTTGTLSGGESQRIRLATQVGSGLVGCCYVLDEPTIGLHQRDNDRLIATLRRLTSIGNTVLVVEHDEDTIRSADRLIDIGPGPGRHGGQIVSQGTPDEVAADPKSLTGQYLAGTREIPTPEERRVLSTTTDAITVYGASENNLKTIDVAFPLHGLVVVTGVSGSGKSTLVNEIFLKGVKREVLGSRDKPGAHKRIKGADKVERIIEVDQSPIGRTPRSNPATYTGVFDAIRNLFTQTREAKARGYKPGRFSFNVKGGRCEACQGQGVKRIEMHFLPDVFVPCETCKGARYNRETLEIKYRGKHIADVLDMTIEDALAFFDAFPDVKRLLTALNDVGLSYLQLGQASTTLSGGEAQRVKLATELGKRPNGHTLYVLDEPTTGLHFADVERLLHVLQTIADDGHTVLVIEHNLDIIKAADHIIDLGPEGGAAGGTIIATGTPEEVAENPESYTGQYLAKVLYGEEAIA; encoded by the coding sequence ATGCCCACCGACAACGCCTCATCCCCTGTCATCGCCATCCGCGGCGCTCGCGAGCACAACCTCAAGCACATTGACATCGATATTCCTCGCGACCAGCTCGTGGTGATTACGGGGCTATCGGGCTCCGGCAAATCGACGCTCGCCTTTGACACCATCTACGCCGAAGGCCAGCGGAAGTACATGGAGTCGCTCTCGGCGTACGCCCGCCAGTTCCTCGATCAACTCCAGAAGCCCGATGTCGAATCGATCGAAGGCCTCCCGCCCACGATCGCCATCGAGCAACGCTCTGCCTCGCACAACCCGCGGTCGACTGTCGCGACGACGACCGAGATCTACGACTACCTCCGGCTGCTGCTCGCGCGTGCCGGCGAGGCCCGCTGCTGGCACCGTGATTCTCCCGATGACCCCGCCTGCGGGCACCCCATCGCCATGCAGTCGGCGACGCAGATCGTCGACCACGCCCTTAACCTCGCCGATGGAACCAGGCTCATGGCGCTCGCGCCGGTGATCCGTGGCAAGAAGGGCCAGCACAAAGAAGTCTTCGCGAGTCTGCTTCGCCAGGGTTTCGTCCGCGCCCGTGTCGATGGCGAGGTCATGGACCTTCGCGAGATCACCGAGTCCAAGGACGGCACGCCCTTCACGACCAAGACCTCGCGGTATCAGGCGCACTCGATCGACGCTGTGGTCGATCGCATCGTCATCCGCAAGTCCGATGAAGAAGCCGAGGCGACGACACGCACCCGCCTGGCCGATTCGATCGAACTCTCCCTCGGCCTCGCCGAAGGCCTGGTGATTCTCTCGATCGAGACGCCCGATCTGACCGGCGGAGCAGAGGGCCTAGGGGGTGTGGGGGGGGCGGGGGGGTGGGAAGATGCTCTGTTCAGCGAGAAGCACGCCTGTCCGATTCACCCCGAGTGCTCGCTGGAAGCGCTCGAGCCCCGACTGTTCTCGTTCAACTCGCCCTACGGTGCCTGCCCGACCTGCAATGGCCTGGGCAACATCCTCGAGTTCGACCCCGACCTCATCGTTCCTGACCAGTCGCTTTCGCTCGCCAACGGCGCTATCCAACCCTGGCGCAAGAACGGCGTGCGCATGAACATCTACTACAGCCGCACCACGCGCCGTTTCTGCAAAGACTTCGATGTCGATATCGACACCCCCTTCAACAAACTGCCCAAAGCCATCCGCGCCATCCTGATGAATGGCACGACACCCAAGGATGAGGAGAAGTACAACACCCACTTCGAGGGCGTCGTGCCCAATCTCCAACGCCGCTGGGAGACCACCGACTCCGAGTTCGTGAAATCCCGGCTGCACAGCTACCAATCCGAGAAGCCCTGCCAGACCTGCCGTGGCGGGCGACTCCGCACCGAGGCCATGCACGTGTTCCTCCATGCCTTGCCCGAGGCTGGTCAGGTAGGGAGCTTTGGCACCGATGAGAACACCTTTGTCAACCCCGGCGACCCGCCAGCGGAACCTCGACGCCTGATCAACATCCAGGACGTGGTCGCCATGACGATCGACGAGGCCTCCGGCTTCTTCGAGCACCTGATCCTCAACAACGAACAGACCGCCATCGCCGAGCCGATCCTCAAGGAAATACGATCACGTCTCGGCTTCATGATGTCCGTTGGTCTGAACTACCTCTCCCTCTCGCGCACCACCGGCACGCTCTCGGGCGGCGAGTCTCAGCGCATCCGACTCGCCACGCAGGTCGGCTCCGGGCTCGTCGGCTGCTGCTACGTCCTCGATGAGCCCACCATTGGCCTGCATCAGCGAGACAACGATCGTCTCATCGCCACCCTCCGCAGACTCACGTCCATCGGCAACACCGTACTGGTTGTCGAGCACGATGAGGACACGATCCGCTCGGCTGACCGACTGATCGACATCGGCCCCGGACCCGGACGCCACGGCGGGCAGATCGTTAGCCAAGGCACGCCCGATGAGGTCGCCGCCGACCCCAAGTCACTCACCGGTCAGTACCTCGCTGGCACCCGCGAGATCCCCACACCCGAGGAACGCCGGGTCCTCTCGACCACCACCGACGCCATCACCGTCTACGGCGCTTCGGAGAACAACCTCAAGACCATCGATGTAGCCTTCCCGCTGCACGGGCTGGTGGTCGTCACTGGCGTCTCCGGCTCCGGCAAGTCCACGCTCGTCAACGAGATCTTTCTCAAGGGCGTCAAGCGTGAGGTCCTGGGTTCACGCGATAAACCCGGTGCCCACAAACGGATCAAAGGGGCCGACAAGGTCGAGCGAATCATCGAGGTCGATCAGTCGCCGATTGGCCGCACGCCGCGATCCAACCCGGCGACGTACACCGGCGTCTTCGATGCCATCCGCAACCTCTTCACCCAGACCCGCGAAGCCAAGGCCCGCGGCTACAAACCCGGTCGCTTCTCCTTCAACGTCAAAGGTGGCCGCTGCGAGGCCTGCCAGGGTCAGGGCGTCAAGCGCATCGAGATGCACTTCCTCCCCGATGTCTTTGTCCCCTGCGAGACCTGCAAGGGCGCTCGCTACAACCGCGAGACTCTGGAGATCAAGTACCGCGGCAAGCACATCGCCGATGTGCTCGACATGACCATCGAAGACGCCCTCGCCTTCTTCGACGCCTTCCCCGATGTGAAACGATTGCTCACCGCCCTCAACGACGTTGGCCTCTCCTACCTCCAATTAGGCCAGGCCTCGACCACCCTCTCTGGCGGCGAGGCGCAGCGCGTCAAACTTGCCACCGAGCTTGGCAAACGCCCCAACGGCCACACCCTCTACGTTCTGGATGAGCCCACCACCGGCCTCCACTTCGCCGACGTCGAACGCCTGCTCCACGTCCTGCAGACGATTGCCGATGACGGCCACACCGTCCTGGTCATCGAGCACAACCTCGACATCATCAAAGCCGCCGACCACATCATCGACCTAGGCCCCGAAGGCGGTGCCGCCGGCGGAACCATCATCGCCACCGGCACCCCGGAGGAAGTCGCCGAGAACCCGGAGTCGTACACCGGCCAGTATCTGGCGAAAGTTCTGTATGGCGAAGAAGCAATAGCCTGA
- the rpsR gene encoding 30S ribosomal protein S18: MADFRSFTPGARVQVTARSSNGTLHIDYKRADDLRRFLTPNGKIQSRKKTGLTAREQRLLSQAIKRARFMSLLPYTSATL; the protein is encoded by the coding sequence ATGGCAGATTTTCGATCCTTCACACCCGGTGCCCGCGTTCAGGTCACCGCCAGGTCCTCGAATGGCACCCTGCACATCGACTACAAGCGAGCCGATGATCTCCGCCGTTTTCTGACCCCCAACGGCAAGATCCAGTCCCGCAAAAAAACCGGCCTGACCGCCCGCGAGCAAAGACTTCTGTCCCAGGCCATCAAACGGGCTCGCTTTATGTCACTTTTGCCGTATACTTCAGCAACGCTCTGA